GGACATGCGATTTTTGaaattttatggtttaggtgGTGTAATTAGCTTTCCCTTAAAATGAAATTGCCAAAATTGTTCACCAGATTTGCCTTTGTACAATAGAGGACTCTATTGTGCATGATGTGGGGGAAGATAAATAGGTCTTGATAATTTTTATATCACATCTAGATGTGTCAACATCAATTGACATGCATGTATCCCTGGACATGTCCTATCTGATCTTTCTCTGTCCTGGATGGaaaatattataatgcattaacagTGTATTGGAAGATTGGAACACATTCATTTTCTTCACACAGatagtgcattcaaaaatgttcaatGTTAACATTGAAATTCATGTGCAGTGAGTGCAGCATAGCCAGACCTTTAAAAAAGAAAGTTGGTTTGGTTGGGAGGTGGGTGCATTGTATACCCCCTAACACGCAGCCTATATACTATCAGGGGAAAATGCAATTATCGTTATGctgtaaaaagtttaatttgtatgTGTGCCTGTTCTGTTTTTTCCACACAGTCTCAGAATTCAGTCAGACTCAGCCCAGCGATGATGCTGATGATCAGACAATGCTAGGAGAAGTCACGACTACAAGTACAGGTGTGCACACATTGCACAATGTTATAGGTACAACAGAGGATACAATGCTGTGTAAAGACTAAACAAAATGCAGAAGTTCATTAGTGAAATATTATAGGGAAATGTAATGATTGCAACATATGGAGAATGAGACATTATATTGGAAAGACATGCTGTCTTAGTGTAACATAAGTGTGGATTATTTATATGCAActcattggtaacactttacttgAAGGGGTGTGCATAAGACTGACATGACACCTTCATAATCATGACATGAAACATGTCATGCATATAAAGGAggttttatgcatgtttatgacaactgtCATTAAGTGTCATTCGCtcagttatgacatttttaatgcaaatgtgaCAAAGTTTGAGATGTCTTTGTTATGACAACTTGACATTACCAGGACAACATAAATTGTCATAAATGTCATAAACATGACATAGCAGATTAATTATCAAACTTAAAAAACATGTCACTGTCATGAGGCCATTATaactgtgtcatgaatatttttcttgacCTCAACTACAGTGGTACAAATTGAATTTGTCATAACAAATTCATTAAGTGTTAATACTTTTAATGACAAATTCAATTTGTACCACTGTAGTTGAGGTCAAGAAAAGTATACGAGACAATTTATGTTGTCTTGGTAATGTCAAGTTGTCATTACCAAGACAATGACAGGTTTTTAATGTTTTGGTTTGTCAAGTTGTCATAAAGACACCTCAAACAATGTCATAATTGAGCGAATGACACTTAATGACAATTGTCATAAACATACATCAAACCTTCTTCATATTCATGCCATATGTCATGTCAGGATTATGAAGGTGTCATGTCAGTCTTATGCACACCCCTGtaagtaaagtgttacctttttgTTTTACGTTATCTTAACCAGACATAGAGGAAGATGTTTGTCGGTCAATGCAAGGGAGAGTGAAGCCTCAGGGTCCAGAATAGAAACAGAAACAGATGAGGAGAGGGATGTGGAGAGTAGAGTGGATGGACCAGCTGAGAAGGAGACTGAAAGTGTAGAAGTTGGACCAACTGAGGTGGAATTTGAGAGTATAGAGGCTGGACCTGCTGAGGAGGAGATTCAAAGTAGAGAGGCTGGACCAGCTGAGGAGGAGATTCAAATCGTCAATTATTTTGCCTGTCCCAAGTCTAAAGAtctgtctttattttttcaatatcaCCCCCAACGAACCCCAAGAAAAACCTTGCCTAATATTTTTCATAGTAGGGATGGGATCAACCGCAAGTGGTTGATTTACTGTGAAGAAAGCCATGCTCCCTTTTGCACAGTTTGTTTGGCATTTTCAAAGCCCACTGCTTTTGACAGCGCTTTTGTTAGAGGAGGCATGCAATCCTGGAAGCATGTACATCAAAGAATTGAGGAGCATGAAAGAAGTCGTATCCATCGAGACTGTGCAGAGGCTTACTTCTTGAGGGCAAATAAAGGGGACATTGAGAGTAGATTAAGAGGAAACCAGCTCTCCCTCCATCAAGAGCAAGTCAGAAGAAAACGGCAGGTGATGGATCGTGTAGTCAATGTTGTCAAGGTAATCGGAAAACAGGGTCTAAGCTACAGAGCCTCCGAATTTGAAGCTGCCTTCACTTTGGAAGACTGAAGTTTAGACCACGGTAACTTCCTTGAAATGATCATGCTCCTGAGTATGTATGACCCCTGCCTGCAACAACATTTGACTGAATGTAtcgaaaaaagtaaaaaacagcatgaaGCTGGGGCAAGAGGCAGAGGTTCATTGGTCACTCTGCTTTCAAAAGATACAATCAACAATGTTGTCAAAGTGATCAGTGGGCTGATAAGGGAGACAATTGCCAGTGAGGTCAGAGAAGCTAAAATGTTTTCTGTCCAGATTGACACCACTCAAGACATCACATCCGAAGACCAGTGCTCTGTGATTCTCAGGTATGTCACAGATGTGGTCCATGAGAAGTTGGTTGCTCTGGTCGATTGTGAGGCTTCTACTGGGCAGTATTTTCTCGATCTCCTGAAAGAATCACTCACAAGACTTAATCTTGATGTGTCATGTTGTGTAGGGAGTACTACAGATGGGGCAGCCAATATGCAGGGTAGTTAAAAAGGCTTCTCTTCCTTTCTATCAAAGGAGGCCCCTAACCAAATCCACGTCTGGTGCTATGCTCATGTCCTAAACCTAGTATTAGCAGACACAACAGGCAGTGTTATTCAGAGTGCATCACTTTTCACTCTCTTGaatgacattgctgtttttataAGGGATTCTTACAAATGCATGAAGAAGTGGGAAGAAACCAGCACAGACAAGCGACACAGAATACTCTCTCCAATAGGACAGACACGGTGGTGGGCAAAAGATACTGCTCTCACAAAGGTGTTTGGGAGTTTTGGAAGCCCTGACAGTGCCATGTATGTAGATCTAGTCTTGACTTTATCAGTAATTCAACTAGACAGAACCATGAAGCCTACTGCTATAGCCAAGGCCAAAGGATACATTGAGGGTCTCCTAAAATTTGAGACAATTCTCACAGCCCAAATCTTCCTACGGATTTTTGAGTGCACGTCACCCCTGTCCAAATACCTGCAGACAAACGGAATGGATCTCCTGACCGCACACCGCCTGGAAGTGGGAACAGAGGATGGGCTGAAGAAGTGTGTGCGAGACTTCAGTGGCGTAAAAGAAGCTGCAGACCAGTTTGTGGTGTGGGCTAATGGTGAGCTGCTGGAGAAGGAGGACTGTGAGATGGAGGTGGAGGTAGCACTACCTGAAAAACGGGTTAAGAAAAAGAAGATCATGCCAGGAGAGCTGGCAGAAGATGAGCCCTTAACAGCAGCTGAGAGGGACTTTGAGGTGACCATACATAATGTCATTATGGATACTGTCACTCAAAGTATCCATGAGCGCTTTGCTGTGAGTGCAAAGCTTTGCTCAGATTTTGCCAGCCTTGATCCAAAAAACTTCCCTGAGGTAAGGGATAAGGGACTTCCAGGATCAGCAATGCAAAACCTCAGCAGTTGCTTAATGAAATTTGATGCCAGATCCACTACTGGTACCTTACAGGCTGAGCTGGCAAGCCTAGCCACACAGTGGGAAAGACTAAAGCTGTCCCCCCTAGAGGAGTACAAGGTGCGGACCTCAGGAGAAAATGATTCACCTGAAGGCACAGGTGATGAAGAAGAACCATGCAATATAGAAAGGCCAGAATTGGTCCATGTTAACTGTTCTATGTGTAAGAATTGTGCCATTTGTGTTTACCTTATCTTGGCACAATACAATTTACTGACAAATTCATACCATGTAATTGGACTGGCCTACAAATTTCTTTTGACATTATCCACTACTCAAGTGGCCTGTGAGAGAAGTTTTTCTACCCTTAAATTTGTGAAGAACAGACTTAGGAGCACTATCGGCCAAGAGCACTTGGAAGCATTTATGCTCATGGCAACAGAGAAAAACATTCTGATGTCCTTGGACACTGATGGGGTGATAAACAAGGTTGCAGAGACCAGTGACCTTCTCAGACGACAGCTCATGTTTTAAGGTAGGACATGTTTCATttgtcaagatttttttttttcatgacaatttaaTATGACTAAAGTATCCAGCTGACCAATTATATTTTGACTTACAAATGAAAGGCACTCCACCCTTTTCCCTGCTCATGTTTTTCAGGCCAAAACTCCTACTTCCCACCTCCAGCTCAGAAGGAGGACTCTACTATCTGCCCCTGAGAGAATGACActtcctctgtgcccctgaggtaaagacaccactctctgtgcccctgagagaaggacacttcctctgtgcccctgaggtaaagacaaCACTCTATGTGCCCCTGAGAGAaggacacttcctctgtgcccctgaggtaaagacaccactctctgtgcccctgagagaaggacacttcctctgtgcccctgaggtaaagacactactctctgtgcccctgagagaaggacacttcctctgtgcctctgaggtaaagacactactctctgtgcccctAAGAGAAGGACAATTATCTCTGTATATACAATTATCTCTGTTCACTATAAAGTTTGTGGAACTCTTTGGAActatgtatatactgtaatagTTCTCTACAAACCTTATTCAAAGTGCCtgattttccatttatttaattacctGTGTTATTAGGTTGGCATTGTCTACACTTCCTTTTCTATATACTGCACTTAAATATCTATAGTTCCTTACAAATGTATTGAAAGTGCCTGGTTTTCCAGTGGTTGATTGGCTTGTTGTATTGCATTAGCACTATCCTTAGTTCCTTTCGATGTGTATACAATGCTATTACTTTGatttatacaaaaaaacatgttcatatttaagGCTGGAAATTATGAATGTATAGATTGATATGTATAGCAGTTGAATGGCCTGTTTAGGTCTGTATTGACAATGTCTATATGATGTTACATTTCAGCATCTGTTTATTAATAGAAAACCCATAAAAGCTTTAAACCTACACTTTTGTCAATAATGTGCATTTGTCTAGTGCCCTCTAGTGATCAGGTTTCATATTTCCGTTAAATCCTTCCCAAATGCTTAGACTTGGCTGGCGTTAGAACAGATGGAGGAATTCAAGAAACATAGCATAATCTGGGTCTTcatccagataaaaaaaaaaaatagatttagtattttaaattgacatacattttgtttgttattgaTATATGGGGGGGTTGGTGTTGCGTTGGGCCGGTGGTGGGCCGGTGCGGTACGAATTTTCCCGGTGGATATTAGTGCCCCACTCCACCCCTGCTCACATCCCAGCCCTCTACTTGTGCTCGGCACTGATTCCATCACAGGTTTGGTGCTTAGCAATCTTACCAcctcaaaaaaaaattctggggAAAATGATGTTTTATAACTTTCTCCCACTTGATCTTTCTTGCTAAAAAAATGTCACAACCCCTAAATCTCTCTGTTATCCCTCTTGTGCTTTAAAGTAGAAAAAAGAGCAATCTTGCATCGTCAGGCTATGATGCCCTAATTTGATGGGATgtaaattgtaaattgtgtaaagtTAATTTCTCTTGTTGGATGTGTGTGCATAGGTGtctgtgtgtgcttgtatgtgtgtgtgagggagagagagagcgcgaatAAATTACAGGCTTGCTTCTGCTGCCTCTGAGAATCACAGACTCTGCCAGGGTGGATTCAGCTCCCCACAGAGACACAAAATGATCCGCAGGAGCCTTTTCACAGAGAGAGGACACacgcaatcacacacatacatttcaGCACTCATGCAGATGCACTGAACATCTAACATCTTATGGATTTTGCACTTCTAATTTAAAGACTTATAATGCGCAAATATCAATAGTGttatatagtaaaaaagtaaaGTTGATATTATTCTTtaattttatgacatttaaataGGTGTTCTTTTTTACATACAGACATATCTTGAAATTAAAACTTTTTACATAAGATGTATTAAATGTGGGGATTTTCATACATTGTGTGAGGTGCAGCAGAAGACCTTACTTCTGAGAAAGCAGTgcttttgttctctctctctctctctctctctctctctctctctctctctctctctctctgtaggatTCTGCGCTTTTACATGGACATACACTGTTATTATATACACACAGAGGGAACAATTACCACTCCTCAGCAAAAGGACCGTAAACCTCTCTTTCACTCTATCGCTCCCTTTTATTTTTCTATCATTATGGCACCCTAGtctcctctcgctctctctctctctctctctctctctctctctctctctctctctctctctctctctctctctctctctctctctccctctcgctctcaTTGTTACAAAAATGTTTCTATGATCTCATGATCAAGTACTTAATttcttaaagaaatgttccaggaTCAATATAAATTAAGCCTTAGTtggcatgccacaaatgctgtcaactgagcttaatttgtattgatccTGGAACATTTCTTTAGTTACCACTAAACATTATTTAGACTCTGGTTAACCGGTTATAGTTCAGGGTTAATCTTATAATAGCTGTGACCACTCTG
This genomic window from Xyrauchen texanus isolate HMW12.3.18 chromosome 11, RBS_HiC_50CHRs, whole genome shotgun sequence contains:
- the LOC127651233 gene encoding uncharacterized protein LOC127651233 isoform X2, with the protein product MDLLTAHRLEVGTEDGLKKCVRDFSGVKEAADQFVVWANGELLEKEDCEMEVEVALPEKRVKKKKIMPGELAEDEPLTAAERDFEVTIHNVIMDTVTQSIHERFAVSAKLCSDFASLDPKNFPEVRDKGLPGSAMQNLSSCLMKFDARSTTGTLQAELASLATQWERLKLSPLEEYKVRTSGENDSPEGTGDEEEPCNIERPELVHVNCSMCKNCAICVYLILAQYNLLTNSYHVIGLAYKFLLTLSTTQVACERSFSTLKFVKNRLRSTIGQEHLEAFMLMATEKNILMSLDTDGVINKVAETSDLLRRQLMF
- the LOC127651233 gene encoding uncharacterized protein LOC127651233 isoform X1, yielding MKKWEETSTDKRHRILSPIGQTRWWAKDTALTKVFGSFGSPDSAMYVDLVLTLSVIQLDRTMKPTAIAKAKGYIEGLLKFETILTAQIFLRIFECTSPLSKYLQTNGMDLLTAHRLEVGTEDGLKKCVRDFSGVKEAADQFVVWANGELLEKEDCEMEVEVALPEKRVKKKKIMPGELAEDEPLTAAERDFEVTIHNVIMDTVTQSIHERFAVSAKLCSDFASLDPKNFPEVRDKGLPGSAMQNLSSCLMKFDARSTTGTLQAELASLATQWERLKLSPLEEYKVRTSGENDSPEGTGDEEEPCNIERPELVHVNCSMCKNCAICVYLILAQYNLLTNSYHVIGLAYKFLLTLSTTQVACERSFSTLKFVKNRLRSTIGQEHLEAFMLMATEKNILMSLDTDGVINKVAETSDLLRRQLMF